A window of Argopecten irradians isolate NY chromosome 14, Ai_NY, whole genome shotgun sequence contains these coding sequences:
- the LOC138306867 gene encoding LOW QUALITY PROTEIN: von Willebrand factor A domain-containing protein 8-like (The sequence of the model RefSeq protein was modified relative to this genomic sequence to represent the inferred CDS: inserted 1 base in 1 codon) — MFRLVRMSVDRSVRRLKVLQTILHDGNFSKDSVLAIRWCTGKGASDGVVSIGNISIPLRAGKAPELIPVKYLSEKPPQSVLQHLRWIMQKDAIGQDVFLIGPPGPLRRQIAMMYLELTKREGEYISLSRDTTESDLKQRREIRSGTAFYLDQCAVRAALEGRILVLEGIEKAERNVLPILNNLLENREMQLDDGRFLMAADRYDKLLTDHTQEELDKLKLVRVSENFRVLALGHPVPRYKGNPLDPPLRSRFQSRDIISPPFKEQLETLQADMKNVSSKRLSQILSFASAILTQESSSVGLPDFPISNLINVIRILDSVPIMSSQALLQLLYPYNTMLGKDGRLAVERILEKFELMDGKKQKHLRITSIKPKDDGSSQVVLNERFPLSVNKGSSPQTQSVGDDKFVATKYHEALLAELMLSHMCKDLCIVGPKGSGKSALVGEMASLLGYRVEPIMLYQDMTSRDLLQQRITLPNGDTSWRLSPLINAAMEGSLAVLDGVHRINQGSFAVLHRLIHDRELQLFDGSRLLRHDRYQQIKTDLNLTDEQMSEKGILSIHPSFRMIALSEPPVAGSTKQQWMTPELLTMFMFHNLRPLSQAEELHVINNVVKDCPDMNALTSFVHQLRSSTDPAMVSIASSLSTRQLIRVAKRIAQFPSKDIYGIIEKACLARFLPQLPKTGLHQSMEAAGIHSTKTSTTDSTALDQSITSEISNGKLRIGQTTVPVFNPENKTKVPDVLFYDNPQHLSVMEDMLKDFTLGENLLLVGNQGVGKNKIVDRFLFLLNRPREYLQLHRDTTVQTLTLQPTVKDGVIMYEDSPLVSAVKQGNVLVVDEADKAPTHVTCILKTLVESKEMHLADGRRIVAPDLDIPLSENIIRCHPDFRMIVLANRPGFPFLGNDFFGAMGDIFSCHAIDNPDMESELAMLRQYGPNVPETTLKKLVQAFSELRNMADQGLISYPYSTREVVNIVKHIQKFPDEGLTTVVRNVFDFDSYSNELKDTIVQTMHKHGIPFGATEAVVSLAKQLPLPSFRVTGKWDMQSGEGRRKTAMMSLPVESGPVQFRGPIEVYVQESVLEKREARAGIFTEQDANWTIPMHENNIISDVAVTKKNNRSDGKRDSDIVHIATSNPVSLYSLNPKFSTVRHIDMYDLFPTTSGAYQPKVNLAPKSAPFDNTVILHEEASNALFVVNFESGEVGRIRSPYLPETVIEKRRFPSFQQKKETPNEFRMCRTSLVDGKGTLMFYKVGGDTLVTVTGSKSHSVSLPFTVESVHQVGNDQWLVTSTDKHQKNLVTCTDDFEFILNPVQEEGPGTVVNKMSTVPLSEQLLQRVIKKDVTAPNRVVVTPDSYASVVVGFPEGNSSEVYTTPREAIQDDSVLNSLRAPYGELKDTSNGNPTIYLPENGMVVQALPASKVPEAAFPDGKRSGDNSGFLEIADLGNQTLRYIPIPAPGRVSSYASWIYHSSNSKLRIAPTSNDGLVTVDVSGCVRLWEPSVLHLERSLQEWKNMIGFSDGKELQITYDRESGRKADGPKHGKIDKANAPHVGGNTWAGGTGGSNTAGLGGIGGPYRLDAGHKVYQVPQAEKDAVPEEVRKAAREMAQKAFKDRLREINMSEYDAETYNNFLDHVRGQIQSLRVILDSLQAKGKERQWLKNQAYGDLDDAKLIEGITGEKSIYKRRGEKDPEMGTPQEKPKHLRLVVDVSGSMYRFNGYDGRLEREMEATXIEGYDEKLIRILGHSRDHKVQLVKADKAPANNKERLVVLKTMHAHSQFCLSGDNTLEATRHAINDLSEAEADEHFVIVLSDANFDRYNISPRRFGEILRSHDKVNAYTIFIGSLEDQAAQLIKHLPSGHAFICLDTKDLPQILQQIFTSTMLSSS; from the exons GTGCTTCAGACCATTCTCCATGATGGTAACTTCAGCAAAGACAGCGTACTGGCGATCCGTTGGTGTACAGGAAAGGGAGCTAGTGATGGGGTCGTTAGCATTGGGAACATCAGTATACCACTTAGGGCTGGAAAAGCGCCAGAACTTATCCCCGTGAAGTATCTGTCCGAGAAACCACCTCAGTCCGTGCTGCAGCATCTCCGATGGATCATGCAGAAAGATGCCATCGGACAAGACGTCTTCCTTATAG GTCCACCTGGCCCTCTCCGTCGACAGATTGCAATGATGTACCTGGAATTAACCAAACGAGAGGGAGAATACATATCGCTATCTAGGGACACAACCGAGAGTGATCTCAAACAAAGGCGTGAGATCAGGTCCGGTACCGCATTCTATCTTGACCAATGTGCTGTTCGAGCTGCGTTGGAAGGGCGTATTCTCGTGTTAGAAGGCATTGAAAAAGCAGAAAGAAACGTCTTGCCCATCCTCAACAATTTACTGGAGAATCGTGAAATGCAACTAGACGATGGACGTTTCCTCATGGCGGCAGACAGATATGATAAACTTCTAACCGACCACACCCAAGAAGAATTGGATAAGTTGAAACTCGTCCGCGTTAGTGAAAACTTTCGTGTACTCGCCTTAGGTCACCCCGTCCCGAGGTATAAAGGAAATCCTTTAGATCCACCACTTCGATCTAGATTCCAATCACGTGACATTATCTCACCACCGTTCAAAGAACAGCTTGAAACTTTACAGGCAGACATGAAAAACGTATCATCCAAAAGATTGTCGCAGATATTGTCATTCGCGTCAGCAATCCTAACACAGGAGTCGTCTTCAGTAGGTTTACCTGATTTTCCGATTTCTAATCTAATCAATGTAATACGGATTTTAGATTCGGTACCAATCATGTCCTCGCAAGCATTGCTTCAGTTATTGTATCCCTACAACACAATGCTTGGCAAAGATGGGAGACTCGCTGTCGAAAGAATCCTGGAAAAGTTTGAATTAATGGAcggtaaaaaacaaaaacatctacGGATCACATCAATCAAGCCAAAGGATGATGGCTCTTCTCAGGTTGTTCTCAATGAACGATTCCCCCTTTCCGTCAATAAGGGGTCATCACCGCAAACTCAATCTGTAGGAGATGATAAATTTGTGGCAACGAAATATCACGAGGCCCTCCTTGCTGAACTCATGTTGAGTCACATGTGCAAAGACCTGTGTATCGTAGGACCGAAAGGCAGTGGGAAAAGTGCCCTTGTTGGAGAAATGGCCTCACTTCTAGGCTATCGAGTTGAACCCATTATGCTTTATCAGGACATGACGTCACGCGATCTTCTTCAGCAGCGAATCACGCTTCCAAATGGTGACACATCTTGGCGCTTGTCACCACTCATTAACGCTGCCATGGAAGGAAGTCTTGCAGTCTTAGACGGTGTTCACAGGATAAACCAAGGATCATTTGCCGTTCTTCATCGACTTATACACGACCGTGAACTTCAGCTCTTTGATGGATCGCGGCTTCTAAGGCATGACCGCTATCAGCAGATAAAAACGGACTTGAATTTGACTGATGAGCAAATGAGTGAAAAAGGAATATTGTCGATCCATCCATCGTTCCGAATGATCGCTTTGTCAGAGCCCCCTGTTGCTGGCAGTACTAAACAGCAATGGATGACGCCAGAACTACTGACAATGTTTATGTTTCACAACCTTCGACCTCTGTCTCAGGCAGAGGAGTTACATGTCATCAACAATGTCGTAAAGGATTGCCCTGATATGAACGCCCTTACAAGTTTCGTACACCAATTGCGATCATCAACTGATCCAGCTATGGTCTCAATTGCTTCATCATTGTCCACCAGACAGTTGATTCGCGTTGCTAAAAGAATAGCACAGTTTCCATCGAAAGATATCTATGGGATCATCGAGAAGGCATGCCTTGCTAGGTTTCTACCTCAACTACCCAAAACAGGTCTTCATCAATCCATGGAAGCTGCTGGCATTCATTCAACGAAGACTTCAACTACCGATTCCACCGCTCTCGACCAGTCAATCACCAGTGAGATAAGCAATGGGAAATTGAGAATTGGACAAACCACAGTTCCGGTATTCAACCCAGAAAACAAGACCAAAGTACCGGATGTATTGTTCTACGACAATCCTCAGCATCTGAGTGTGATGGAAGACATGCTTAAAGATTTTACACTCGGTGAAAATTTGCTGTTGGTTGGAAACCAAGGAGTAGGTAAGAATAAAATTGTGGATCGATTCTTATTCCTTCTTAATCGTCCTCGTGAATATCTACAACTTCACAGAGATACCACAGTCCAGACTCTTACATTGCAACCAACCGTCAAGGATGGTGTGATCATGTACGAAGACTCGCCTCTGGTATCCGCAGTGAAACAAGGCAATGTCCTTGTAGTGGACGAAGCAGACAAGGCTCCAACACATGTGACATGTATACTGAAAACCCTCGTCGAGTCAAAAGAAATGCATCTAGCGGACGGAAGACGGATAGTTGCACCGGATTTGGACATTCCTCTTTCAGAAAATATTATAAGATGTCATCCCGATTTTAGGATGATTGTTTTAGCAAACCGACCAGGATTTCCTTTTCTAGGAAACGATTTCTTTGGAGCTATGGGTGATATCTTCAGTTGCCATGCCATCGATAACCCAGATATGGAATCAGAACTAGCTATGCTCAGGCAGTATGGTCCAAATGTACCAGAAACGACACTGAAAAAGTTGGTACAAGCTTTTAGTGAGCTGCGCAATATGGCTGACCAGGGATTGATATCATACCCCTACTCTACCAGAGAAGTGGTCAACATCGTCAAACACATTCAGAAATTCCCAGACGAGGGACTTACAACGGTAGTTCGCAACGTCTTTGACTTTGATTCATACAGCAACGAGCTCAAAGATACAATCGTACAAACAATGCATAAACATGGAATTCCGTTTGGAGCGACTGAGGCCGTAGTGAGTTTGGCAAAGCAGTTACCACTGCCATCCTTCAGAGTTACTGGAAAATGGGACATGCAGAGCGGTGAAGGTCGACGTAAAACGGCAATGATGAGCCTACCAGTGGAATCTGGACCAGTGCAGTTTCGCGGACCAATAGAAGTATATGTCCAAGAATCGGTGCTGGAGAAACGAGAGGCTAGAGCCGGCATTTTCACAGAACAGGATGCCAACTGGACGATTCCGATGCACGAAAATAACATCATCAGTGACGTTGCTGTCACTAAGAAAAACAATCGGTCCGACGGAAAGAGAGACTCCGATATCGTACATATAGCAACTTCTAACCCAGTCAGCTTGTATTCCCTTAATCCGAAGTTCTCAACTGTCAGACATATCGACATGTACGACCTTTTCCCGACAACATCTGGAGCATATCAGCCTAAGGTCAACCTTGCACCAAAGTCAGCACCATTTGATAACACTGTCATTCTTCACGAGGAAGCTAGCAATGCATTGTTCGTCGTGAATTTTGAGTCGGGCGAAGTAGGCCGGATAAGATCTCCTTATCTCCCCGAAACTGTGATAGAAAAGAGACGTTTTCCCTCATTTCAACAGAAAAAAGAAACCCCAAATGAGTTCCGTATGTGCCGAACATCACTTGTCGACGGTAAAGGGACACTGATGTTTTATAAAGTTGGAGGCGACACATTAGTAACTGTTACGGGTTCAAAGTCACATTCTGTATCCTTGCCATTTACAGTGGAATCTGTCCATCAGGTCGGAAATGATCAATGGCTGGTTACGTCAACCGACAAACATCAAAAGAATTTGGTGACATGTACGGACGATTTTGAATTTATACTGAATCCAGTACAGGAAGAAGGTCCAGGAACAGTTGTTAATAAGATGTCGACTGTACCGCTTAGCGAACAGCTTCTTCAACGTGTGATAAAGAAGGACGTAACTGCACCCAACCGTGTCGTAGTAACGCCAGATTCCTATGCATCAGTGGTAGTAGGGTTTCCAGAAGGGAATAGCTCTGAAGTCTACACTACTCCAAGAGAGGCTATTCAAGATGATAGTGTGCTGAATAGTCTGCGTGCTCCCTATGGTGAACTGAAAGATACATCGAACGGAAATCCAACAATATATCTCCCGGAGAATGGAATGGTTGTACAGGCCCTACCTGCGTCGAAAGTTCCAGAGGCTGCGTTTCCAGACGGAAAACGTTCCGGTGACAACAGTGGTTTCCTGGAGATAGCTGATCTTGGTAATCAGACTTTGAGGTACATTCCTATCCCTGCTCCGGGACGAGTATCCTCTTACGCTTCCTGGATATACCATTCTTCTAATTCCAAATTACGCATAGCACCAACTAGCAACGATGGTTTAGTTACGGTAGATGTATCTGGATGCGTTCGTCTCTGGGAGCCATCTGTTTTGCATCTAGAACGATCACTTCAAGAGTGGAAAAATATGATCGGATTTTCAGACGGAAAGGAACTTCAGATCACATACGATCGGGAGAGTGGTCGCAAAGCTGATGGTCCAAAACATGGAAAGATTGATAAGGCTAACGCCCCTCACGTAGGTGGGAATACCTGGGCTGGTGGCACTGGCGGTAGTAATACTGCAG GACTCGGTGGCATTGGTGGGCCCTACAGACTTGACGCTGGTCACAAGGTATACCAGGTACCGCAAGCAGAGAAAGATGCAGTCCCGGAGGAGGTTCGGAAGGCAGCGCGCGAGATGGCTCAAAAAGCATTCAAAGACAGACTGCGTGAAATCAACATGAGTGAATACGATGCCGAGACTTACAACAACTTCCTAGATCACGTGCGTGGCCAGATCCAGTCTCTAAGAGTCATCCTAGACAGTCTTCAGGCGAAGGGCAAGGAGCGACAATGGCTTAAAAACCAAGCATATGGTGATTTAGACGATGCCAAACTTATCGAAGGCATCACAG GTGAAAAGTCAATCTACAAGCGACGTGGAGAGAAAGATCCAGAGATGGGAACACCACAGGAGAAGCCAAAGCACTTGCGTCTAGTTGTGGACGTGTCCGGCAGTATGTACCGGTTTAACGGCTACGATGGACGCCTGGAGCGCGAAATGGAGGCAA CCATTGAGGGTTATGATGAGAAATTAATACGAATTCTCGGACATTCGAGAGATcacaag GTCCAATTAGTGAAGGCCGACAAAGCTCCAGCAAACAACAAGGAACGCTTAGTCGTTCTGAAGACCATGCACGCTCACTCCCAATTCTGTTTAAGTGGGGACAACACACTAGAGGCAACGCGACACGCAATTAACGATCTTAGTGAGGCGGAGGCTGATGAACATTTTGTCATCGTTCTAAGTGACGCAAATTTTGACCGTTATAACATTTCGCCCAGACGATTCGGTGAAATACTTCGCTCCCACGATAAGGTGAATGCCTACACGATATTCATTGGATCATTGGAAGACCAAGCCGCGCAGCTGATCAAGCACCTGCCGTCGGGACATGCATTCATCTGTCTTGACACCAAAGATCTCCCTCAGATCTTACAGCAGATCTTTACATCGACTATGCTCTCATCAAGTTAA